The following proteins come from a genomic window of Clostridia bacterium:
- a CDS encoding SDR family NAD(P)-dependent oxidoreductase has translation MNYSLGLQLGEFITVYPESIPSNIQSIKHSILEQTSQYQCKNQEEGQQVHEMDKLLCKLLCGQLASNGLLVADKQIIADNKAKIGFVSLYDRWLKESVGFLLRKNYLKYDGQSYITVDTDAVNMDAVWKEWELKKDDWVDNPSLKYHVALVETALGALPEILRGEKPATEVIFPDSSMVLVEGIYKGNPVCDYFNEVLADTLIVYIQERLKQDSAARLRILEIGAGTGGTSAAVFQKLQFYKESIKEYCYTDISKAFLLHAENEYGLQNPYLTYHIFDVEKPLSGQDIDAGGYDVVIATNVLHATKNIRQTLRNAKATLKNNGLFLINEISSNSLFAHLTFGLLEGWWLYDDQELRIPGCPGLFAETWQEVLESEGFRSVFFPAHTAHDSGQQIIVAESDGVVRQRRQNKVSENQAGKNNAPEFKKRMSLNKKPSEMQIEANSVDLLREKSRAYFRKLVSSILKIPYHKVDSSEQLEKYGIDSILVIQLTNALREVLSDISSTLLFEYQTIDALVEHFIKTQKDSLSELVGLEEAVGENNAESAGYASKDAPLTVKNKASFGKRLHFLQDREQETELSAISRDIAVIGLSGRYAGADNANEFWNNLKEGKNCITEIPEARWDWKKYFDAKRGRKGFIYSKWGGFVKDIDKFDPLFFHISPVDAERMDPQERLFLEVAYESIEDAGYTPYNLSENKKIGVFVGVMNGNYPTGQSFWSVANRVSYVFNFQGPSMAVDTACSSSLTAIHLALESLYNGTSECAVAGGVNLIMDPVHYLRLSEATMLSSDGQCKAFGDNADGFVDGEGVGAIVLKPLEKAVADGDHIYGVIKGSMVNSGGKTNGYTVPNPNAQYKLVSEALRIARVNPRTISYIEAHGTGTSLGDPIEVSGLTKAFQEYSRDKNYCAIGSVKSNIGHCESAAGIAAVTKVLLQLKYRQLVPSLHSKVLNPNIDFSSTPFLVQQELTEWKRPVVEINGESREYPRIAGISSFGAGGANTHIVIQEYISSRQEGREIAVSPEKPAVIVLSAKNEEGLRAKVQRILTAIREQKLSDSNLADVAYTLQVGREAMEERLAATVNSFKDLEDKLVQFLEGNESITELYRGQVKTNKDTVALFAADEDMARTVEVWITKGKYEKLLSLWVKGLEVDWNILYKDHKPLRISLPLYPFAKESYWVQKADGSDVCRSYGDPAAQYMIHPLLHKNTSNLYEQRFTSTFTGQEFFMRDHIVLGQSVLPGVAYLEMARAAVEQSAEVCEEDWTGVRIKDVVWLRPVSLNEEPVQIHIALNAENGKKVNYEIYSKPREAGSGRVIHSKGSVQMKRDAEVPVLDIQTVKAMCSKGVILREQCYKAFGAMGIEYGSSHQGLEKIFVGDGQVIAEILLPSCISDTADRFVLHPGLMDAALQSCIGLKIRPDGLINPGDVTPARPVLPFALQELETFDKCTSTMWAHVQYSEGSVAGGKVEKLDIDVYNDMGYLCIRMKGFSSRVFEKKVQEDGVTNPYQSETSGELHTEVNILTPVWDVIQIEKKGDFPKPGSKIVIVGGNEENKECIQGYYPEVMSMEIQSEDTIGEIEEKLESLGPVDHIIWIARDSSFASQAGNAVAIEQGSEVIRAFRLIKALLRSGYGKKDLGWSIITAQAQPVTGNDIVNPAHASLHGLIGSLAKEYPGWKIRAVDLESGCEWPAADIFSLSANSRGNFAAYRRFEWYGQKLIPVDPQSCAGKSYKAGGVYVVIGGAGGIGEAWSEYMVRTYKVRIVWIGRREKDEVIQSKIDRLATQGIAPVYISADAANRDSLEQAYLEIKKKYTKINGVIHSALVLSDQSLANMEEEQFENVFSAKANVSICMAQVFQRESLDFVMFFSSLQSFSKAAGQSNYASGCTFADTFAHQLATEWKCAVKVMNWGYWGSTGSVASIDYQQRMAQAGIGSIEPPEAMEALEFLLDGPINQISLIKTTKPLVMEEVSTEELVSFIPEKIPSVMLENQAHSSDISKSDSAACSTIGNNTDRLIAKLEEVIINAAAEVLGVNVQAIDASTGLNEYGFKPATLTEFVNILNLKFKFDLMPGMVFECDSLHGLAKRLISEYKELLSKQLCPDSDQELPSCITVPEHPQHIIKQNSEQIRLVEEIDDLLCRLLLRQLQSIGIFTMKSQSLPDYKVKTGLKGFYSRWLEESTAVLLRNNYLAYDGKEYSVVDTDLEDINDLWKEWERKKSLWVNNPDIKAYVVLVNETLRVLPEILTGKTAATEIMFPCSSMELVEGIYKNNSIADYFNKVLADTLVYYIQERIKQEPSVRIRILEIGAGTGGTSAMVFKRLEPYRDHVHEYCYSDLSKAFLMHAEREYGPKVPYLVYKIFDAEVPIMVQDIGAGMYDIVIATNVLHATKNIRKTLRNVKETLCKNGLLLLNEISSNNLCTHLTFGLLEGWWLYEDTSLRIPGCPGLFPDAWKAVLESEGLSPVIFPASEAHKLGQQIIVAQSNGIIRKRQQSKPHVQPAYKTSKQETDWLGSGEEKASEECFRKIQQQSAEKRVKKQGDAGITEKIVQDHVKELIIEKLSEALKVNAKAIDFDESFADYGLDSITGVQLVQLINQALMIDLETTSLFSYSSVNQLTAHILSQYKDILVKGLEKNAKCMDLDNSSSSDVQESDIVYPKTKRILRRKELLEGDETGKKQECTEGAGSKEPIAIIGMSGRFAGSKTVNDLWENLANGVDLVEEVTRWNLSQYHTDNEKFCKYGSFLESIEKFDSSFFNISGLEATYMDPQQRLFLEESWKALEDAGYAGAGVEGCICGVYVGCGDGDYNRLFGNDAPAQAMWGNNSSVIPARIAYYLNLRGPAISVNTACSSSLVAIHLACQGLWTGETEMALGGGVFIQCTPEYYIAGNRAEMMSPSGRCRTFDQKADGFVPGEGVGVVVLKRLKDAIEDGDHIYGVIRGSGINQDGTTNGITAPSANSQESLERYVYDAFNISAGDIQMVEAHGTGTKLGDPIEFGALARAFRKDTDKKEYCAIGSIKTNLGHTATAAGVAGVIKILLSLKHRQIPASLHFESVNSNIRFEGSPFYINTHLKDWEVMPATKRCAAVSSFGFSGTNAHMVIEEAPAIESKHSEKPGYLIVLSARSLEQLQRQAGQLIEYCEKETRIDCGNVSYTLLLGRKHFAYRLACVARSWDELGMLLKKWLRRDKPSQVYLSEPVESANKEQAFMKRFGNECIQNCLNTDSADEYLEYLSTIASLYTQGYSLEFEKLFSNERFSKIPLPTYPFSPKRYWVAQTGKEADDIAAPYKIKDLSPAETLQDQVVAHTGENNDGVRNDFENTIVEIWKEVLGIEKVGIYDNFQELGGDSIMATRVISRLRESYPFELSLKELFTASTVAGMAELLEREIIEKLEELPEDAAMQLTI, from the coding sequence ACAATAAAGCGAAAATCGGGTTTGTCAGCTTGTATGACAGGTGGTTGAAAGAAAGTGTAGGGTTTTTATTGCGTAAAAACTATCTTAAATATGACGGACAGTCATACATTACGGTTGATACTGATGCGGTGAATATGGATGCGGTATGGAAGGAATGGGAACTGAAAAAAGACGATTGGGTGGACAATCCCTCCTTGAAATATCACGTAGCTCTTGTAGAAACAGCACTGGGCGCGTTGCCGGAAATCCTCAGAGGGGAAAAGCCGGCTACGGAAGTAATCTTTCCTGATTCCTCAATGGTATTGGTTGAAGGAATATATAAGGGCAATCCAGTTTGCGATTATTTTAATGAAGTTCTTGCGGATACTCTGATTGTCTATATACAAGAGAGGCTAAAACAGGATTCGGCTGCCCGGCTCCGCATCCTTGAAATCGGAGCAGGTACAGGAGGAACCAGTGCGGCTGTTTTCCAAAAGCTTCAGTTTTATAAGGAAAGTATAAAGGAATACTGCTACACGGATATATCCAAAGCTTTTTTACTGCATGCAGAAAATGAGTACGGGCTCCAAAATCCGTATTTGACCTATCATATCTTTGATGTGGAAAAGCCGCTCTCCGGACAGGATATTGATGCCGGCGGATATGACGTAGTGATTGCTACTAATGTACTGCATGCAACCAAAAACATAAGGCAGACACTTCGGAATGCTAAAGCTACCCTTAAGAATAACGGTTTATTTCTTATAAATGAGATAAGCAGTAATTCTTTGTTTGCCCACTTAACCTTTGGGCTCTTAGAAGGATGGTGGTTGTATGATGACCAGGAGCTGCGCATACCGGGTTGTCCCGGTCTGTTTGCAGAGACCTGGCAGGAGGTTCTGGAAAGTGAAGGTTTCAGATCTGTCTTCTTTCCTGCTCATACAGCACATGACTCAGGGCAGCAAATCATTGTTGCGGAAAGTGACGGGGTTGTCCGACAAAGACGACAGAACAAGGTATCAGAAAATCAAGCGGGTAAGAATAATGCCCCAGAATTCAAGAAAAGAATGTCTTTGAACAAAAAACCTTCGGAAATGCAGATAGAAGCAAACAGTGTGGATTTACTAAGAGAAAAAAGCAGGGCATACTTTAGAAAATTGGTAAGCAGTATACTGAAAATTCCATACCACAAGGTTGATTCTTCAGAGCAATTGGAGAAATACGGTATAGATTCGATTTTGGTTATCCAGCTCACCAATGCATTGCGTGAAGTACTAAGTGATATCAGCAGTACATTGCTGTTTGAATATCAGACTATTGATGCTCTGGTTGAACACTTTATAAAAACGCAAAAAGATTCTTTGTCTGAACTTGTAGGCCTGGAGGAAGCGGTAGGTGAAAATAATGCAGAAAGTGCAGGCTACGCTTCAAAAGATGCCCCTTTGACAGTAAAAAATAAAGCTTCGTTTGGGAAAAGACTCCATTTCCTGCAAGACCGTGAGCAGGAAACAGAATTGTCTGCTATATCTAGGGATATTGCGGTTATTGGCCTGTCCGGGCGCTATGCAGGAGCAGACAATGCAAATGAATTCTGGAACAATTTAAAGGAAGGAAAGAATTGTATTACTGAAATCCCGGAAGCCCGTTGGGATTGGAAGAAGTACTTCGATGCGAAGAGGGGAAGGAAAGGTTTTATATACAGCAAATGGGGTGGATTTGTAAAGGATATTGATAAGTTCGATCCGCTATTCTTCCATATATCTCCTGTTGACGCTGAGAGGATGGATCCTCAGGAGAGACTCTTCCTTGAAGTGGCATATGAAAGTATCGAAGATGCAGGGTATACGCCTTACAATTTATCCGAAAACAAAAAAATAGGCGTGTTCGTAGGCGTCATGAATGGAAACTATCCCACCGGGCAAAGCTTTTGGTCGGTTGCCAACCGTGTTTCATATGTGTTTAATTTTCAGGGACCTAGTATGGCAGTAGATACTGCCTGTTCCTCATCTTTGACAGCGATCCATCTTGCATTGGAAAGTTTGTACAACGGAACGAGTGAATGTGCTGTTGCGGGGGGAGTAAACCTTATTATGGACCCCGTCCATTATTTGAGGTTATCGGAAGCAACAATGCTGTCCTCCGATGGACAATGTAAAGCATTTGGTGATAATGCGGACGGGTTTGTCGATGGAGAAGGGGTTGGAGCAATTGTACTAAAACCTTTAGAAAAAGCTGTCGCTGATGGTGACCATATTTATGGAGTAATCAAAGGCAGTATGGTAAATTCCGGAGGAAAAACCAATGGCTATACGGTACCCAATCCAAATGCCCAGTATAAATTGGTTTCCGAAGCGCTGCGGATAGCAAGGGTGAATCCCCGCACAATCAGCTATATTGAAGCTCATGGGACGGGAACATCATTAGGGGACCCTATAGAAGTTTCCGGCCTGACTAAAGCTTTTCAAGAATATTCACGTGATAAGAATTATTGTGCCATTGGTTCTGTAAAATCCAACATAGGTCATTGTGAAAGTGCTGCAGGTATTGCTGCAGTCACAAAAGTCCTGCTTCAGCTTAAGTACCGCCAATTGGTACCATCACTTCATTCAAAGGTGCTTAATCCCAATATTGATTTTAGCAGTACTCCCTTTTTAGTCCAACAGGAGCTGACAGAATGGAAACGGCCGGTAGTTGAAATCAATGGTGAGTCGCGGGAGTATCCGAGGATTGCCGGTATTTCCTCCTTTGGGGCAGGTGGAGCCAACACCCATATAGTAATACAGGAATACATTTCATCCCGGCAGGAGGGGCGTGAAATTGCTGTTTCACCTGAGAAGCCCGCTGTAATAGTGTTGTCGGCAAAGAATGAGGAAGGTCTTAGAGCAAAGGTTCAGAGAATATTGACCGCAATAAGGGAGCAAAAATTATCTGACAGCAATCTTGCGGATGTTGCATACACCCTGCAGGTAGGTAGGGAAGCCATGGAAGAGCGGTTGGCTGCTACTGTGAATTCCTTCAAAGACCTTGAGGATAAGCTTGTACAGTTTTTGGAAGGCAATGAAAGTATTACAGAATTGTACAGAGGACAGGTTAAAACCAATAAAGACACTGTAGCTCTCTTCGCTGCAGATGAAGATATGGCCAGGACAGTGGAGGTATGGATAACGAAAGGGAAATATGAAAAACTTTTAAGTCTTTGGGTCAAGGGCTTGGAAGTTGATTGGAACATTCTTTACAAGGATCATAAGCCGCTCAGGATCAGTCTACCTCTTTATCCGTTTGCAAAAGAAAGTTATTGGGTGCAGAAGGCCGATGGCAGCGATGTCTGTAGGTCATACGGAGATCCGGCCGCCCAGTATATGATTCACCCTTTGCTGCATAAAAACACTTCAAATTTATATGAACAGCGGTTTACCTCGACCTTTACAGGCCAGGAGTTTTTCATGCGGGATCACATAGTGCTGGGACAGAGTGTCCTGCCTGGGGTAGCATACCTTGAGATGGCCAGGGCAGCAGTGGAGCAGTCGGCTGAAGTTTGTGAAGAAGACTGGACGGGAGTCCGCATTAAAGATGTAGTATGGCTGAGGCCGGTTTCTTTGAATGAAGAGCCTGTTCAAATACATATAGCACTTAACGCTGAGAATGGTAAAAAAGTTAATTATGAAATCTATAGCAAACCCAGAGAGGCCGGAAGTGGCCGCGTGATCCACAGCAAAGGAAGCGTACAAATGAAACGGGACGCTGAAGTTCCGGTTTTGGATATTCAAACAGTTAAAGCTATGTGCAGCAAGGGCGTGATTTTACGGGAACAGTGCTATAAAGCATTTGGTGCAATGGGAATTGAATACGGGTCAAGCCATCAGGGACTTGAAAAGATATTTGTAGGAGATGGGCAAGTAATCGCGGAAATATTACTGCCCTCGTGTATTTCTGATACAGCAGACCGGTTTGTGCTGCACCCCGGCTTGATGGATGCTGCATTACAGTCATGCATAGGCTTAAAGATCCGGCCAGACGGCTTGATAAACCCTGGAGATGTCACACCCGCAAGGCCTGTACTGCCATTTGCCCTGCAAGAACTTGAAACCTTTGATAAATGCACTTCCACTATGTGGGCTCATGTACAGTACAGTGAAGGAAGCGTGGCAGGGGGAAAGGTAGAAAAACTTGATATTGATGTATATAACGATATGGGATATTTGTGCATTAGAATGAAGGGATTCTCATCAAGGGTATTTGAAAAAAAAGTTCAGGAAGATGGCGTGACAAACCCATATCAGAGTGAAACCTCCGGAGAACTGCATACGGAGGTTAATATCCTGACTCCGGTATGGGATGTTATTCAGATAGAGAAAAAAGGAGATTTCCCAAAACCGGGTTCAAAAATCGTCATTGTTGGAGGGAATGAAGAGAACAAAGAGTGCATACAGGGGTACTACCCTGAAGTAATGTCAATGGAGATTCAATCAGAAGATACTATTGGGGAAATTGAGGAAAAATTAGAGAGTCTCGGACCTGTAGATCATATAATCTGGATTGCTCGAGACAGCAGTTTTGCTTCTCAGGCAGGAAATGCAGTCGCCATAGAACAGGGAAGTGAGGTTATCCGGGCATTCAGGCTAATAAAAGCCTTGCTGCGCTCAGGCTATGGTAAAAAGGATCTGGGTTGGAGTATAATTACTGCTCAAGCCCAGCCTGTTACGGGAAATGACATAGTAAATCCTGCCCACGCAAGCCTCCACGGGCTGATTGGCTCTTTGGCAAAAGAGTATCCAGGCTGGAAGATACGGGCTGTTGATCTGGAATCCGGTTGCGAATGGCCTGCCGCTGATATTTTTTCATTGTCTGCAAATTCAAGAGGGAATTTTGCAGCTTATAGAAGATTTGAATGGTACGGACAGAAATTAATACCTGTAGACCCCCAGTCTTGTGCCGGGAAGTCGTACAAGGCCGGAGGCGTATATGTCGTAATAGGAGGAGCGGGTGGTATTGGTGAAGCCTGGAGTGAATATATGGTCAGAACCTACAAAGTCCGTATAGTTTGGATAGGCAGGCGGGAAAAGGATGAAGTGATCCAATCAAAAATAGACAGACTTGCTACCCAGGGAATTGCACCTGTCTATATTTCAGCAGATGCAGCAAACCGCGATTCTCTTGAGCAGGCTTATTTAGAGATCAAGAAAAAATATACCAAGATAAATGGAGTCATTCACTCTGCGCTGGTGTTATCGGATCAAAGCCTGGCAAATATGGAAGAAGAACAGTTTGAAAACGTATTTTCGGCTAAAGCCAACGTGAGCATCTGTATGGCACAGGTTTTTCAACGGGAATCACTGGATTTTGTTATGTTTTTTTCCTCTCTGCAGTCTTTCTCAAAAGCTGCAGGACAAAGCAATTATGCTTCAGGCTGTACATTTGCTGATACTTTTGCCCATCAACTCGCTACAGAATGGAAATGTGCAGTTAAAGTAATGAACTGGGGTTACTGGGGTAGTACAGGGAGTGTTGCTTCCATCGATTATCAGCAGAGAATGGCACAGGCAGGTATAGGTTCAATCGAGCCTCCTGAAGCTATGGAAGCATTGGAGTTTTTGCTGGATGGGCCTATAAATCAGATTTCTCTGATAAAAACAACTAAACCCCTGGTTATGGAAGAAGTAAGTACTGAAGAACTGGTTTCCTTCATACCTGAAAAAATTCCTTCCGTTATGCTTGAAAACCAGGCTCATAGCTCGGATATCTCGAAATCGGATAGTGCAGCCTGCTCTACAATCGGAAACAATACTGACAGACTTATTGCCAAATTGGAGGAAGTTATCATTAATGCGGCGGCTGAGGTATTAGGAGTCAATGTTCAAGCTATTGACGCCTCAACCGGATTAAATGAATATGGCTTTAAACCGGCGACTCTCACAGAATTCGTAAACATACTCAATCTGAAATTCAAGTTTGATTTGATGCCTGGAATGGTTTTTGAATGCGACAGCCTTCATGGACTGGCAAAACGATTGATATCAGAGTACAAGGAGCTGCTGTCAAAACAGCTTTGTCCGGATTCAGACCAGGAGCTTCCGTCCTGCATTACAGTGCCGGAGCACCCGCAGCATATTATAAAGCAGAACTCTGAGCAAATCAGGCTGGTAGAGGAGATTGATGATCTTCTTTGTCGTTTGTTATTAAGACAGCTTCAGTCTATCGGCATTTTTACTATGAAATCTCAATCATTACCGGACTATAAAGTGAAAACAGGGTTGAAAGGCTTTTATAGCAGGTGGCTTGAAGAAAGTACAGCGGTTTTGCTGAGAAATAATTATCTTGCTTATGATGGAAAGGAGTATTCCGTTGTTGATACAGACCTGGAAGACATAAATGATTTATGGAAAGAATGGGAGCGAAAAAAGAGCCTTTGGGTCAATAATCCGGATATTAAGGCCTATGTAGTCCTGGTAAATGAAACACTGAGGGTTTTGCCGGAAATACTTACAGGAAAAACAGCCGCTACAGAGATAATGTTTCCCTGCTCATCTATGGAATTGGTTGAAGGAATTTATAAAAACAATTCGATTGCAGATTATTTTAACAAAGTGCTTGCCGACACCCTAGTTTACTATATCCAGGAACGGATAAAGCAGGAGCCGTCTGTACGGATCCGCATACTTGAAATCGGTGCAGGTACAGGGGGAACCAGTGCTATGGTTTTCAAAAGGCTTGAGCCATACCGGGATCATGTACATGAATATTGCTATTCAGACTTATCCAAAGCATTTTTAATGCATGCAGAAAGGGAGTATGGTCCTAAGGTACCATATTTGGTTTATAAGATATTTGACGCAGAGGTACCGATAATGGTACAGGATATCGGAGCAGGAATGTATGACATTGTAATTGCCACCAATGTGTTGCATGCAACAAAAAATATCCGCAAAACTTTACGCAATGTTAAGGAAACTTTATGTAAAAACGGGCTGCTTTTGCTAAACGAAATAAGCAGTAACAACTTGTGTACCCACCTGACATTTGGACTGCTGGAGGGTTGGTGGCTATATGAAGATACTTCATTGCGTATCCCGGGCTGTCCCGGATTATTTCCTGATGCGTGGAAAGCGGTACTGGAGAGTGAAGGATTGAGTCCGGTTATTTTTCCGGCAAGTGAGGCGCATAAGCTGGGACAGCAGATTATTGTCGCCCAAAGCAACGGGATAATCCGCAAAAGACAGCAATCAAAACCCCATGTGCAACCGGCTTATAAGACAAGTAAGCAGGAAACGGACTGGTTGGGATCTGGTGAAGAGAAGGCATCGGAAGAGTGCTTCAGGAAGATACAGCAGCAGTCAGCAGAGAAAAGAGTAAAAAAACAAGGGGATGCCGGCATAACTGAGAAAATTGTCCAGGATCATGTTAAAGAATTAATTATAGAAAAATTATCGGAAGCATTAAAAGTAAATGCCAAGGCCATAGACTTTGATGAATCCTTCGCTGACTATGGTTTGGATTCCATTACCGGAGTTCAGTTGGTTCAGCTTATTAACCAGGCGCTGATGATCGACCTGGAAACTACAAGCCTTTTTAGTTACAGCTCTGTAAACCAACTGACAGCACATATTCTTTCGCAATATAAAGATATACTTGTCAAAGGGCTGGAAAAGAATGCGAAATGTATGGATTTAGACAACAGTTCCAGCTCAGATGTGCAAGAGAGTGATATCGTTTACCCAAAAACCAAGAGAATTCTTAGAAGAAAGGAACTTTTGGAAGGGGATGAAACCGGAAAGAAACAGGAGTGTACAGAAGGTGCGGGTTCAAAAGAGCCAATTGCTATTATTGGTATGAGTGGACGGTTTGCAGGATCAAAGACGGTAAATGACTTGTGGGAGAATCTTGCAAATGGCGTCGACCTGGTTGAAGAGGTTACAAGATGGAACCTTTCACAATATCACACGGATAATGAAAAATTCTGCAAATACGGTAGTTTTTTAGAGAGTATTGAAAAGTTTGATTCTTCCTTTTTTAATATTTCCGGACTAGAAGCTACCTATATGGATCCACAGCAGAGGCTTTTTCTTGAGGAGTCATGGAAGGCATTGGAGGACGCCGGATATGCAGGAGCAGGTGTCGAGGGATGTATATGCGGAGTTTATGTTGGGTGCGGAGATGGAGACTATAACAGGCTGTTTGGCAATGATGCCCCGGCGCAAGCAATGTGGGGCAACAACAGCTCCGTTATTCCTGCCCGCATAGCCTACTACCTAAACCTTCGAGGACCTGCAATATCAGTCAATACTGCGTGCTCAAGTTCTTTGGTTGCAATTCATCTGGCCTGTCAGGGGCTTTGGACAGGCGAAACGGAAATGGCACTAGGCGGCGGGGTATTCATACAGTGTACACCCGAATACTATATAGCAGGAAACCGGGCAGAAATGATGTCACCCTCGGGGAGATGCCGTACGTTTGATCAGAAGGCAGACGGCTTTGTCCCTGGCGAGGGTGTCGGAGTAGTTGTTCTGAAACGGCTTAAGGATGCCATTGAGGATGGTGACCATATTTACGGAGTTATCCGGGGTTCGGGAATTAACCAGGATGGGACTACTAATGGAATTACGGCACCTAGTGCCAATTCTCAGGAAAGCTTGGAACGCTATGTATATGATGCCTTTAATATTAGTGCCGGAGATATCCAGATGGTTGAAGCTCATGGTACAGGCACAAAACTGGGTGATCCAATCGAGTTTGGAGCATTGGCCAGAGCTTTCCGGAAAGATACAGACAAAAAGGAATACTGTGCGATAGGATCAATCAAGACTAATCTGGGTCATACTGCTACTGCTGCAGGAGTTGCCGGAGTGATAAAAATCCTGTTGTCACTAAAGCATAGACAGATTCCTGCATCACTTCACTTTGAATCGGTTAATTCTAATATCCGATTTGAGGGCAGCCCATTCTATATTAATACACATCTCAAGGATTGGGAGGTAATGCCTGCTACCAAACGATGTGCAGCTGTCAGTTCTTTTGGCTTCAGTGGGACCAATGCACATATGGTTATTGAAGAAGCTCCGGCTATAGAGTCTAAGCATTCAGAAAAACCCGGTTATCTGATAGTTTTATCCGCACGTTCTCTTGAGCAGCTTCAGAGACAGGCCGGACAGCTGATTGAGTATTGTGAGAAGGAAACCAGGATAGACTGTGGGAATGTGAGCTATACTCTTCTTCTGGGAAGAAAACACTTTGCTTACAGGCTGGCATGTGTGGCCAGGAGCTGGGATGAGCTGGGTATGCTCCTAAAGAAATGGTTGAGAAGAGATAAGCCTTCACAGGTTTATTTATCAGAACCTGTGGAAAGCGCTAATAAAGAGCAGGCGTTCATGAAAAGGTTTGGAAATGAATGCATTCAAAACTGCCTGAATACGGATTCTGCTGACGAATATCTGGAATACCTGTCTACTATTGCAAGCCTGTATACACAGGGATATTCACTAGAGTTTGAAAAGCTGTTTTCAAATGAGCGGTTTTCCAAAATACCGCTTCCTACCTATCCTTTTAGCCCAAAGAGGTATTGGGTAGCTCAAACGGGCAAAGAGGCAGATGACATAGCGGCACCATATAAGATAAAAGACCTTTCACCGGCAGAAACATTGCAAGACCAGGTCGTAGCTCATACCGGTGAAAATAATGATGGAGTGCGTAATGATTTTGAAAATACTATTGTGGAAATCTGGAAGGAGGTGCTTGGCATTGAAAAGGTCGGAATCTATGATAATTTTCAGGAGTTGGGCGGAGACTCTATTATGGCTACCAGGGTGATCTCCAGGTTAAGGGAGAGCTATCCCTTTGAACTAAGCTTGAAAGAGCTCTTTACGGCTTCAACAGTTGCAGGTATGGCAGAATTACTTGAACGTGAGATCATAGAAAAGCTTGAAGAGCTTCCGGAGGATGCAGCAATGCAGCTTACAATATGA